A single region of the Candidatus Syntrophosphaera sp. genome encodes:
- a CDS encoding YifB family Mg chelatase-like AAA ATPase produces the protein MVGIVRTYTTIGIDGQQLTVECDGTSQVFAVNIVGMASSAVKESQDRIFAALRNSGFDAAVRRFTINLAPADIKKDSAALDLPIAISVLQCIKQLPVEYLTKTAIIGELSLDGNLRPVKGVLPIALAAKRDGMDALILPAENAEEAAIIEGLKVIPVTSLREAVLYLRGENQIDPAKVDRDKIFSVLNDFPVDMHDVKGQYQVKRALEVSAAGGHNLLMIGPPGSGKTMLARRVPTILPELSLDEALEATKIHSVAGYSKHFRNGILTTRPFRSPHHTISNNALVGGGAFPRPGEVSLAHSGVLFLDELPEFKRDVLEVMRQPLEDGVVTISRTATSLTFPAEFMLIASMNPCPCGYFGSNIPNHPCTCEFGAIQRYRGRVSGPLLDRIDIHVEVPAVSYSDLAALPSGDRSADIRARVNKARSIQRERYATEGIFCNAQMSSKLLRKYCQMDDAIQALMQNAIDKLGYSARVFDRILKVSRTIADLEGLADISSDHISEAIQYRTLDRKYWG, from the coding sequence ATGGTCGGCATCGTCAGAACTTACACCACGATCGGGATCGACGGCCAGCAGCTTACCGTGGAGTGCGACGGCACCTCCCAGGTCTTTGCGGTCAACATCGTCGGCATGGCTTCCAGCGCGGTCAAGGAAAGCCAGGACCGCATTTTCGCCGCGCTGCGCAACTCCGGCTTCGACGCCGCGGTGCGCCGTTTCACGATCAACCTGGCCCCCGCGGACATCAAGAAGGACAGCGCCGCGCTCGACCTGCCCATCGCCATCTCCGTGCTCCAATGCATCAAACAGCTGCCTGTGGAATACCTCACCAAAACGGCCATCATCGGCGAACTCTCTCTGGACGGCAACTTGCGCCCGGTGAAAGGGGTTCTGCCCATCGCTTTGGCTGCCAAACGCGATGGGATGGACGCGCTGATCCTCCCGGCTGAAAACGCCGAGGAAGCCGCCATCATTGAAGGTTTGAAGGTCATTCCAGTCACCTCCTTGCGCGAGGCGGTCCTCTACCTGCGCGGCGAGAACCAGATCGATCCGGCCAAGGTGGACCGGGACAAGATCTTTTCCGTGCTCAATGATTTCCCGGTCGACATGCACGACGTAAAGGGCCAATATCAGGTCAAACGGGCTCTGGAAGTTTCCGCGGCCGGAGGCCACAACCTGCTGATGATCGGGCCTCCCGGCAGCGGCAAGACAATGCTGGCCCGCCGGGTGCCCACCATACTGCCAGAACTCTCTCTGGACGAGGCTTTGGAGGCCACCAAGATCCACTCCGTGGCCGGCTACTCCAAGCATTTCCGCAATGGGATCCTGACCACCAGGCCGTTCCGCAGCCCTCACCACACGATTTCAAATAACGCATTGGTGGGAGGTGGGGCCTTTCCACGTCCCGGCGAAGTTTCCCTGGCCCACAGCGGAGTTTTGTTCCTGGATGAGCTGCCTGAGTTCAAACGTGACGTTTTGGAAGTGATGCGCCAGCCCCTGGAAGACGGGGTCGTCACGATCTCCCGGACTGCCACCAGCCTCACCTTTCCCGCGGAATTCATGCTCATCGCCTCGATGAATCCCTGCCCCTGCGGCTATTTCGGCTCCAACATACCCAACCATCCCTGCACCTGCGAGTTCGGCGCTATCCAGCGCTATCGGGGACGGGTTTCCGGGCCGCTGCTGGACCGTATCGACATCCATGTGGAGGTCCCTGCGGTCAGCTATTCAGACCTTGCTGCGCTGCCTTCGGGAGATCGGTCTGCGGATATCCGGGCCCGGGTCAACAAAGCCCGTTCCATCCAGCGCGAACGCTATGCCACGGAGGGGATCTTCTGTAATGCCCAGATGAGCAGTAAACTCCTGCGCAAATACTGCCAGATGGATGATGCCATTCAGGCCCTGATGCAAAACGCTATCGACAAGCTGGGCTATTCCGCCCGCGTCTTTGACCGGATCCTGAAGGTCTCGCGCACCATCGCCGACCTGGAAGGCCTGGCCGACATCAGCAGCGACCACATCTCCGAAGCCATCCAATACCGCACCCTGGACCGCAAATACTGGGGCTGA
- a CDS encoding VCBS repeat-containing protein, which produces MNKYTVLAIFLLCLSALSSQPWEQDNSVFNPSGVPSLTFSQPRFADLDGDGDLDFFLGNTNRSPLYIQNTGTASSPAFAPGPDLAAGISSLAAEMGVCADLDADGDLDFITGGYTGLHLFLNTGSPTEPVFVQQPGFFSGLAVGSIPVPDLADVDGDGDLDLVVGLSEDGGLLLYTNIGTPTSAQFSQSAVLTIGDVGLYAYPVFCDLDGDGDQDILAGRDSHGFVYFENIGTPTAGSWQPNSAVFSGLGMQTYWNSPDLVDLNGDGLFDLVFGTASGPLQYYVNTGTATNPVWQANTSLFGGVIDVGGASSPVFYDFDGDGDLDLISGSQMGDIKYYENTGSIHAPAWSENSAYFSSIDHSIYAAVAIGDLNGDGLPDAVIGDLSGNLYFHRNTGFGFNEETGMLPNASFGGWSVPRLIDMDSDGDLDLVVGNEAGNLRYFENQGTPQLPDWNEVSGYFGAIDVGSDCSPTLGDIDGDGDLDLLAGNLFGNLQCYLRGAFGWTLDATLFAGISTDQNAAPALADLDHDGDLDLVLGDYDGTFSFWRNLMYSDAVLNPPQNLAVDISNSNVLLLWDPPAPGSTSPFEHYQVWLDGEFQGGTGMESWILNDLAGGQTYFVQVIAQYIAGESVPAAFEFSLAASDDPQQPALALCNYPNPFNPNTTISFSVEGPGLASLRIYSYRGQLVKAWDGFAFGIHNVAWDGRDEQGKPVSSGVYFYRLESGNRIQNRKMLLLK; this is translated from the coding sequence ATGAACAAATACACTGTGCTCGCGATCTTTCTACTGTGCTTGTCGGCTTTGTCTTCCCAGCCTTGGGAACAGGACAATTCTGTTTTCAATCCCAGCGGAGTGCCCAGCCTCACCTTTTCCCAGCCCCGCTTTGCCGACCTCGATGGCGACGGGGACCTGGACTTTTTCCTGGGCAACACCAACCGTTCGCCCCTATACATCCAAAACACCGGCACAGCAAGCTCTCCGGCCTTCGCGCCCGGCCCGGACCTGGCCGCGGGAATCTCCTCACTGGCCGCGGAAATGGGAGTCTGTGCTGACCTCGACGCGGATGGCGACCTGGACTTCATCACCGGCGGCTACACCGGACTGCATCTTTTCCTGAACACCGGAAGCCCCACGGAGCCTGTGTTTGTCCAACAACCGGGCTTCTTCTCCGGACTGGCGGTGGGCTCCATTCCCGTGCCTGATCTGGCGGATGTGGACGGCGACGGCGATCTGGACCTGGTCGTGGGCCTCAGCGAGGATGGCGGCTTGCTGCTTTATACCAACATCGGAACACCCACCAGCGCCCAGTTCAGCCAATCCGCAGTACTGACGATCGGCGACGTCGGACTCTACGCCTATCCTGTGTTTTGCGACCTCGATGGCGACGGGGACCAGGACATCCTCGCGGGCAGGGATTCCCATGGCTTCGTCTATTTCGAAAACATTGGCACCCCCACCGCCGGAAGCTGGCAGCCAAACTCCGCAGTCTTCTCCGGATTGGGCATGCAGACCTACTGGAACTCTCCTGACCTGGTTGACCTGAATGGCGACGGCCTTTTTGACCTTGTTTTCGGCACGGCCTCCGGACCGCTGCAGTATTACGTCAATACAGGTACCGCCACAAACCCCGTCTGGCAGGCCAACACCTCTCTGTTCGGCGGAGTCATTGACGTCGGCGGGGCTAGCTCTCCGGTCTTTTATGACTTTGATGGCGATGGTGACCTCGACCTGATCAGCGGCAGCCAGATGGGCGACATCAAATATTATGAAAACACCGGCAGCATCCACGCTCCCGCCTGGAGCGAAAACAGCGCCTATTTTTCCAGCATCGACCATTCCATCTATGCCGCAGTGGCCATCGGCGACCTAAACGGAGACGGGCTGCCGGACGCGGTGATCGGCGACCTCAGCGGAAACCTCTATTTCCACCGCAACACGGGTTTTGGCTTCAACGAAGAAACCGGAATGCTGCCCAATGCCAGTTTCGGAGGCTGGTCCGTACCCCGCCTTATCGACATGGACTCAGACGGGGACCTGGACCTGGTGGTGGGCAATGAGGCTGGAAACCTGCGCTATTTCGAGAACCAGGGCACACCCCAACTTCCAGATTGGAACGAGGTGAGCGGCTATTTTGGCGCGATCGACGTCGGATCAGATTGCTCCCCGACCCTGGGAGACATCGATGGCGACGGCGATCTGGACCTCTTGGCCGGCAATCTGTTCGGCAACCTGCAATGCTATCTGCGCGGGGCTTTTGGCTGGACTCTGGACGCAACCCTCTTTGCCGGCATTTCCACCGACCAAAACGCCGCCCCGGCCCTGGCAGACCTTGACCACGATGGAGACCTCGACCTCGTTTTGGGCGATTACGACGGCACTTTCAGCTTCTGGCGCAACCTGATGTATTCTGACGCGGTGCTCAATCCGCCCCAAAACCTGGCCGTGGATATCTCTAATAGCAACGTTTTGCTGCTCTGGGACCCGCCCGCTCCGGGCAGTACTTCGCCCTTCGAACACTACCAGGTTTGGCTGGACGGCGAATTTCAGGGCGGCACGGGGATGGAATCCTGGATCCTGAACGACCTCGCGGGGGGCCAGACCTACTTCGTCCAGGTCATCGCCCAATATATTGCGGGAGAATCAGTTCCAGCCGCGTTTGAATTTTCCCTGGCCGCTTCCGACGACCCCCAGCAGCCGGCTTTGGCCCTCTGCAACTATCCCAATCCCTTCAACCCCAACACCACTATCTCCTTCAGCGTGGAAGGCCCCGGCCTGGCTTCACTGCGGATCTACTCCTACCGCGGCCAGCTCGTAAAAGCATGGGATGGCTTCGCCTTTGGAATTCACAATGTTGCCTGGGACGGCCGCGACGAGCAAGGCAAGCCCGTCAGCAGCGGAGTTTACTTTTATCGCCTGGAAAGCGGAAACCGGATCCAGAACCGCAAGATGCTGCTCCTGAAATGA
- a CDS encoding family 16 glycosylhydrolase: MKPSIKNLVCSSLLLVLLLSTGVLGAQIGDLLWADDFNDLGNWIIETGNGSWGWGNGELQFYQAANVTISEISGGPGNNALRITARQETGPNIVDQWGNPLSYTSGRLNTKSKVSVKYGLIETRVWIPNIDLGGWPAVWMLGTANYAWPRKGEIDIMEMGFKQAFRDLHDEHNGGNGLDNSTVNQMVGANAIFYSDDAVNPGNPSGAASLAWDPEDEFCRPYYNYDPSLVNRFLIYRTYWDEDSLRFTVIDNGTEHDLFTAPFAIDAVSAEFQDPFHFVVNLAIGGALTDAYNLGDPGSGLPVTMPFPANMYVDYIKVWEWNGQGEVHLGPPEFESGTYGIYTDETPTDNGLEIGLDAEIYVWEGTLASGSIPPYEGDNGISWVTTGLGWFGAGIMSIQPVNLFNFGAGNLKFMIKIPPNVTFKIGIIDAWGNQNYVTFPAGQTTYGLVRNGDWGQATIPVADIRGLYIDLRMLSYEFVILEEQGVQCEFALDDIYWEGGTTNLSDQVAPPRPFELRQNYPNPFNPSTSIGFVLWESSNVYLQVYNTRGQKVKALLSERLGPGEFEVVWDGTDSEHRPVPTGFYFYKLETGQGSELRKCLLLK, translated from the coding sequence ATCGGAGACCTGCTCTGGGCGGATGATTTCAACGACCTGGGCAACTGGATCATCGAAACCGGAAACGGTTCCTGGGGCTGGGGCAACGGGGAATTGCAATTCTACCAAGCGGCCAATGTAACCATCTCCGAGATATCCGGCGGGCCGGGGAACAATGCCCTGCGCATCACCGCCAGGCAGGAAACGGGCCCGAACATCGTGGACCAATGGGGAAATCCCCTATCCTACACCTCGGGTAGATTGAACACCAAATCCAAGGTGTCGGTCAAGTATGGCCTGATCGAGACCAGGGTCTGGATACCAAACATAGACCTGGGCGGTTGGCCTGCCGTCTGGATGTTGGGAACGGCAAACTACGCCTGGCCCCGCAAGGGAGAGATAGACATCATGGAAATGGGATTCAAGCAGGCGTTCAGAGACCTGCATGACGAACATAACGGCGGAAACGGTTTGGACAACTCCACGGTCAATCAAATGGTTGGTGCCAACGCCATTTTCTATTCCGATGATGCCGTCAATCCCGGCAATCCTTCCGGAGCGGCCAGCCTGGCCTGGGATCCCGAAGACGAATTCTGCCGCCCCTATTACAATTATGACCCGTCCTTGGTGAATAGGTTCCTCATTTACCGCACCTATTGGGATGAGGACAGCCTGCGGTTCACCGTGATTGATAACGGCACGGAGCATGACCTTTTCACGGCCCCGTTCGCCATAGACGCCGTTTCTGCCGAATTTCAGGATCCCTTCCATTTTGTCGTTAACCTGGCGATCGGCGGCGCTCTGACGGATGCTTACAATCTGGGCGATCCGGGCAGTGGGCTGCCTGTCACAATGCCTTTCCCGGCGAACATGTATGTGGATTACATCAAAGTCTGGGAGTGGAACGGGCAGGGTGAAGTCCATCTGGGGCCCCCGGAATTCGAAAGCGGGACCTATGGCATTTATACAGACGAAACCCCAACTGACAACGGCCTGGAGATCGGCTTGGATGCCGAGATCTATGTCTGGGAAGGCACTCTCGCCTCCGGATCGATCCCGCCCTACGAGGGTGACAACGGCATTTCCTGGGTCACCACCGGCCTGGGCTGGTTTGGCGCGGGGATCATGTCGATCCAGCCGGTCAACCTGTTCAATTTTGGTGCTGGCAATCTCAAGTTCATGATCAAAATCCCCCCCAACGTCACTTTCAAGATCGGCATCATCGATGCCTGGGGCAATCAAAACTACGTAACGTTTCCAGCCGGCCAAACCACCTACGGCCTGGTCCGGAACGGCGATTGGGGCCAGGCGACCATTCCGGTGGCCGATATCCGCGGCCTCTATATCGACCTGCGCATGCTGAGCTATGAGTTTGTGATCCTGGAAGAACAAGGCGTCCAGTGCGAATTTGCCCTCGATGACATCTACTGGGAAGGCGGCACAACCAACCTTTCAGACCAGGTGGCGCCGCCGAGGCCTTTTGAGTTGCGGCAAAATTACCCCAATCCGTTCAATCCATCCACCAGCATCGGTTTCGTACTCTGGGAATCCTCAAATGTATATCTGCAGGTCTACAATACGCGTGGACAAAAAGTCAAGGCCCTCCTCTCTGAACGCCTGGGCCCTGGAGAGTTTGAGGTTGTTTGGGATGGAACCGATTCTGAGCATAGGCCCGTCCCCACAGGCTTTTATTTCTACAAACTGGAAACCGGCCAAGGATCTGAGCTTAGAAAGTGCCTGTTGCTGAAGTAA
- a CDS encoding T9SS type A sorting domain-containing protein, protein MKNSVLYSIFLLLGLLLAGGLRAQCMLANPSFEVSGQGGTVFTGWEQFGQTGASTESQHGSLAAKVSGQNTGSLNVSGFWQRLDCAPGEEWHVRGYVLNTIDSPLSEDSFALVNVEWRNAGGELIDYDSFTVADAASPAGVYASFDLLSSPAPAGTAAIHLLLGALQAQNDPPPEVLFDQITCYSTAFPTIDDMQWNDFPSGRSLEFSNRTWRVKGSGWYGPGPNNFSHLPSSVWVDSADRLHLTIKQIAGVWYSTEVTLFDTLGYGDYVFTTLGSLGQLNERAVLGLFLWQYGPCYDQDNVWWNPYNEIDVEFSRWGTPGNQIGQFVAQPWDWPGNMARFDAVLGAEQLASHAFNWLSDRVEFRSWLGGPQDESPANLIYAWNYTGPHIPRPEQPRVHLNLWYVGSPPNADQEAILTAFTFVPAGGGSPIQDQVAGPVPLELNQNFPNPFNPSTSISFDLSRPGRVRLEIFDLRGRKVATLADEFKQAGHHALEWDARNQASGIYFCRLSSGSESISRKMLLLK, encoded by the coding sequence ATGAAAAACTCAGTGCTTTACTCCATTTTCTTGCTGCTTGGCCTGCTTCTCGCTGGAGGCCTGCGGGCCCAGTGCATGCTGGCCAATCCCAGCTTTGAGGTATCCGGGCAAGGTGGCACCGTTTTTACCGGCTGGGAGCAATTTGGCCAGACGGGAGCGTCAACCGAGTCCCAGCACGGTTCACTGGCGGCGAAAGTGAGTGGCCAAAACACCGGCAGCCTCAATGTATCTGGTTTTTGGCAAAGGCTGGATTGTGCCCCAGGCGAAGAGTGGCATGTCCGGGGATACGTTCTGAACACGATCGATTCGCCCCTCAGCGAAGATTCCTTCGCGCTGGTCAATGTGGAATGGCGAAACGCCGGAGGCGAGCTGATCGACTATGACAGCTTCACCGTTGCCGACGCAGCGTCTCCCGCGGGAGTCTACGCAAGCTTCGATCTGCTCAGTTCGCCCGCCCCGGCCGGAACTGCAGCGATCCATCTTCTGCTTGGTGCTCTTCAGGCCCAGAACGATCCGCCCCCAGAGGTCTTGTTTGACCAGATCACCTGTTACAGCACCGCTTTCCCCACCATCGACGACATGCAATGGAACGACTTTCCCAGCGGGCGCAGCCTGGAATTTTCCAACCGGACCTGGCGGGTAAAAGGTTCAGGCTGGTACGGTCCCGGCCCCAACAATTTCAGCCATCTGCCCTCCAGCGTTTGGGTGGATAGCGCAGACCGCCTCCATCTGACAATCAAACAGATCGCCGGAGTCTGGTACAGCACGGAAGTAACGCTGTTCGACACCCTCGGCTACGGCGATTACGTCTTCACCACCCTCGGTTCCCTGGGCCAACTTAACGAGCGAGCCGTACTCGGCCTCTTCCTCTGGCAATATGGCCCTTGCTATGATCAGGACAATGTTTGGTGGAATCCCTACAACGAGATCGATGTCGAATTCAGCCGCTGGGGAACGCCGGGCAACCAGATCGGCCAGTTCGTCGCCCAACCTTGGGACTGGCCGGGAAACATGGCCCGCTTTGACGCGGTTTTGGGAGCGGAACAGCTCGCCAGCCATGCCTTCAACTGGCTGAGCGACAGGGTTGAATTCCGCAGCTGGTTGGGTGGGCCCCAGGACGAATCCCCGGCCAACCTGATCTATGCCTGGAACTACACCGGGCCGCACATTCCCCGTCCCGAGCAGCCCCGCGTGCACCTCAACCTCTGGTATGTGGGCTCTCCTCCAAACGCAGACCAGGAGGCAATCCTAACCGCTTTCACCTTCGTTCCGGCCGGCGGAGGCTCCCCAATCCAGGACCAGGTTGCAGGCCCGGTCCCGCTTGAATTGAACCAGAATTTCCCCAACCCCTTCAATCCCAGCACCAGCATCAGTTTTGACCTTTCCCGGCCGGGGCGGGTCAGGCTGGAAATCTTCGACCTCCGGGGCAGGAAAGTTGCCACTCTGGCCGACGAATTCAAACAAGCCGGACACCACGCCCTGGAATGGGACGCGCGGAACCAGGCCAGCGGAATCTATTTCTGCAGGCTGAGCTCCGGTTCCGAGTCCATCAGCCGCAAGATGCTCCTTCTCAAATAG